The following coding sequences lie in one Hyalangium gracile genomic window:
- a CDS encoding efflux RND transporter periplasmic adaptor subunit — protein sequence MKSVWGLALVATVVGCGSPPPPKAPPPPREVEAVTLAPSETRDTGEYLGSLLSRQSVNVLPQVAGYVRRIHVNPGQKVEAGAALLDVDARQESAALESAQAQRSSAQSALELARQTLERTEALYKEGLVSAQELERARSQAQTAEAATRAASAQVSQREVQLQYYVVRAPFAGTVGDVLVRVGDFVGATTPLTSVAQADVLEVSVSVPSTRARALQPNTPLEILDAEGKVLMSSPVFFVAPQADPRTQLVELKAAFRNTVGLRPNELVRTRLVYSTRRALQLPALAVVRQSGQPFAFVVQEKEGKTVVQRRPITLGSLGERNYIVENGLREGDRVAVSSLQSLRDGAPVKVKAAAMPSVVGSSAGNEGGGSTGGAR from the coding sequence ATGAAGAGTGTGTGGGGCCTGGCCCTGGTGGCCACGGTGGTGGGCTGCGGCAGCCCGCCGCCTCCGAAGGCGCCGCCCCCTCCCCGCGAGGTGGAGGCGGTGACGCTGGCGCCGAGCGAGACGCGCGACACGGGCGAGTACCTGGGCAGCCTGCTCTCGCGGCAGAGCGTCAACGTGCTGCCGCAGGTTGCCGGCTACGTGCGCCGCATCCACGTGAACCCCGGCCAGAAGGTGGAGGCGGGAGCGGCGCTGCTGGATGTGGACGCGCGCCAGGAGTCCGCCGCGCTCGAGAGCGCCCAGGCCCAGCGCAGCTCCGCCCAGTCCGCGCTGGAGCTGGCGCGGCAGACGCTGGAGCGCACCGAGGCCCTCTATAAGGAGGGGCTGGTGAGCGCCCAGGAGCTGGAGCGTGCCCGCTCGCAGGCGCAGACGGCCGAGGCCGCCACCCGCGCCGCCTCCGCGCAGGTGTCCCAGCGCGAGGTGCAGCTCCAGTACTACGTGGTGCGCGCGCCCTTCGCCGGCACCGTGGGTGACGTGCTGGTGCGCGTGGGTGACTTCGTCGGGGCCACCACGCCGCTGACCAGCGTGGCCCAGGCGGACGTGCTCGAGGTGAGCGTGTCCGTGCCCTCGACGCGTGCCCGCGCGCTGCAGCCGAACACGCCGCTGGAGATCCTCGACGCGGAGGGCAAGGTGCTCATGTCCAGCCCCGTCTTCTTCGTCGCTCCGCAGGCCGATCCGCGCACGCAGCTGGTGGAGCTCAAGGCCGCCTTCCGCAACACCGTGGGCCTGCGCCCCAACGAGCTGGTGCGCACGCGCCTGGTGTACTCCACCCGCCGCGCCCTGCAGCTGCCGGCGCTCGCGGTGGTGCGCCAGAGCGGCCAGCCCTTCGCCTTCGTGGTGCAGGAGAAGGAAGGCAAGACGGTGGTGCAGCGGCGCCCCATCACCCTGGGCAGCCTGGGAGAGCGGAACTACATCGTGGAGAACGGCCTGCGCGAGGGTGATCGCGTCGCCGTGTCCTCGCTCCAGTCGCTGCGTGACGGGGCGCCGGTGAAGGTGAAGGCGGCCGCCATGCCTTCCGTGGTGGGTTCGTCCGCGGGCAACGAGGGCGGCGGTTCGACCGGAGGCGCCCGCTAG
- a CDS encoding TolC family protein — translation MPLRLALLVGLFSTAALAQPAAPLPPPTPFQPKVEDPMLAPVPPASRQVASWEEALALLRERSTDLDSAQAGVERAEGRWRQALAALLPNARLSGGVAVDVLHPDNPVLASSGGVLNLPPSENGRTPTAPLGSGTVALTQSLVDVSAWRGLSSAEASQRSAEASLQDVQRRLTLGLARTLVAVVSAERAAELNRLGLRQALERAALVQRTVELGAATQLDLARTRQDVEVARQSLISGDEQLRRAREALGLALGLDQGVGVTQGFQLQGLVVQTQESCAPLKAVNERPDLVAASSQLESARDSRRQATAGYLPTLALTSNALAFTTEPGPGRVLTWNIAAVLSVPIWEGGLRGGLVRERAGIERQAAATLERTRRDVELEVARTRRGVEVAEALVKTAAEGRSLAEQTDQLTRRSFEIGRSGSLELVQSAAALRQAELALALREFELVQARLDAFLTEARCDW, via the coding sequence ATGCCCCTTCGCCTCGCGCTCCTCGTCGGGCTCTTCAGCACCGCGGCCCTGGCGCAGCCCGCCGCCCCCCTGCCCCCTCCCACCCCGTTCCAGCCCAAGGTCGAGGACCCCATGCTGGCCCCCGTCCCGCCCGCGTCACGCCAGGTGGCCAGCTGGGAGGAGGCCCTCGCGCTGCTGAGGGAGCGCTCCACGGATCTGGACAGCGCTCAGGCCGGCGTGGAGCGCGCCGAGGGACGGTGGCGCCAGGCGCTGGCCGCGCTCCTGCCCAACGCGCGCCTGTCGGGCGGCGTTGCCGTGGACGTGCTCCACCCCGACAACCCCGTGCTGGCCAGCTCGGGCGGCGTGCTGAACCTGCCCCCCTCCGAGAATGGACGCACCCCCACCGCGCCCCTGGGCTCCGGGACGGTGGCGCTGACGCAGTCGCTGGTGGACGTGAGCGCGTGGCGGGGGCTGTCCTCGGCCGAGGCCTCCCAGCGCAGCGCCGAGGCCAGCCTGCAGGACGTCCAGCGCCGGCTGACGCTGGGGCTGGCGCGCACGCTGGTGGCGGTGGTGTCCGCCGAGCGCGCCGCGGAGCTCAACCGGCTGGGGCTGCGGCAGGCGCTCGAGCGCGCCGCCCTCGTCCAGCGCACGGTGGAGCTGGGCGCGGCCACGCAGCTGGACCTGGCACGCACGCGGCAGGACGTGGAGGTGGCGCGCCAGTCCCTCATCTCCGGCGACGAGCAGCTGCGCCGGGCGCGCGAGGCGCTCGGCCTGGCGCTGGGCCTCGATCAGGGCGTGGGCGTCACGCAGGGCTTCCAGCTCCAGGGGCTGGTGGTGCAGACCCAGGAGAGCTGCGCGCCGCTGAAGGCCGTGAACGAGCGGCCGGACCTGGTGGCCGCCAGCTCCCAGCTCGAGTCCGCCCGAGACAGTCGCCGCCAGGCCACGGCCGGCTACCTGCCGACGCTGGCCCTCACCAGCAACGCGCTGGCCTTCACCACCGAGCCCGGCCCGGGCCGTGTGCTGACGTGGAACATCGCCGCGGTGCTGTCGGTGCCCATCTGGGAAGGCGGCCTGCGCGGCGGCCTGGTGCGCGAGCGTGCCGGCATCGAGCGGCAGGCGGCGGCGACGCTGGAGCGCACCCGGCGCGACGTGGAGCTGGAGGTGGCTCGCACCCGGCGCGGCGTGGAGGTGGCCGAGGCGTTAGTGAAGACAGCAGCGGAGGGTCGCTCGCTCGCCGAGCAGACGGACCAACTGACCCGCCGTTCATTCGAGATTGGCCGCAGCGGTAGCCTCGAGCTTGTTCAGAGCGCGGCGGCATTGCGTCAGGCGGAGCTGGCCCTGGCGCTGCGTGAGTTCGAGCTCGTCCAGGCACGCCTGGATGCATTCTTGACGGAGGCCCGGTGCGACTGGTGA
- a CDS encoding MarR family winged helix-turn-helix transcriptional regulator codes for MLVLKVIDRGGIRSQAAIAEQLVMDAPAVSRMVDRLVEDGLLSRCEGADRRCVRLEVTEAGRKELAVCLSELERLEGEMRRHLTVEEMKTLHQLLEKVHAGVQRADSSEDEEPAT; via the coding sequence ATGTTGGTTCTCAAAGTGATCGACCGGGGTGGGATTCGCAGCCAGGCGGCGATCGCGGAGCAGCTGGTGATGGATGCGCCCGCGGTGAGCCGGATGGTGGATCGGCTGGTGGAGGACGGGCTGCTGAGTCGCTGCGAGGGAGCCGATCGCCGCTGCGTGCGCCTGGAGGTGACGGAGGCGGGCCGCAAGGAGCTGGCGGTCTGTCTGTCCGAGCTGGAGCGGCTCGAGGGCGAGATGCGCAGGCACCTCACGGTGGAGGAGATGAAGACGCTCCACCAGCTGCTGGAGAAGGTGCACGCCGGGGTACAGCGCGCCGACTCCTCCGAGGATGAGGAGCCGGCGACGTAG